A single genomic interval of Coregonus clupeaformis isolate EN_2021a chromosome 36, ASM2061545v1, whole genome shotgun sequence harbors:
- the LOC121552523 gene encoding tripartite motif-containing protein 16-like, translated as MMYRVHIHTEPGSECSKVAEAMDSISCSICLDTQRDPVTIPCGHSYCMGCIKAYWDQDDQKGVYSCQLCKESFIPRPVLKKNTLLAELVEKLKTGLQAASPAHYYAGPGDVECDFCAGRKLKAIKSCLVCLASYCETHLQPHYESRAFKKHKLIKASTQLQEKICSRHDKLLEVYCRTDQQFICYQCLLDEHKGHDTVSATAERTEKQRQLEEKRQKSQQRIQKREKEMQEVRQSMKSLKLSVQAAIEDSERIFTELIRSIEQSCSEVKELIRAQEKIEVIRAEGLLEQLKQDVAELRRRDAELEQLSNTEDHIHFLQSFQSLSVPPRSETIITVNQCVSFEGVKKSLSGLKKRLEDVFKKEMAKVPGLGKLTLDPNTAHNRLCLSEGNRKVTWSSRFQSYPDHPDRFTSDPQVLCSEGLSGACYWEVEWRGFGVYIAVSYKGISRKCRGECLFGQNDQSWCLICSHAGCSFYHNDKKTVIRVPYSSRVGVYLDHKAGTLSFYSVSDTMTLLHRVQTTFTQPLYPGLGFQHGIHFGFGPSVKILSLTQKGSLI; from the exons ATGAT GTACAGagtgcacatacacacagaacCAGGAAGTGAGTGCAGCAAAGTGGCAGAAGCTATGGACTCGATCAGTTGTTCGATTTGTCTGGATACACAGAGGGATCCAGTGACTattccctgtggacacagctactgtatgggctgtattaaGGCTTACTGGGATCAGGATGATCAGAAGGGTGTCTACAGCTGCCAACTGTGCAAGGAAAGCTTTATTCCTAGGCCAGTTCTAAAGAAAAATACTCTGCTGGCTGAATTAGTGGAGAAACTGAAGACAGGACTTCAAGCTGCATCTCCAGCTCACTattatgctggacctggagatgtggagTGTGACTTCTGCGCTGGGAGAAAACTCAAAGCCATCaagtcctgtctggtgtgtctggcctcttactgtgagactcacctccagcCTCACTATGAATCTCGTGCTTTTAAGAAGCACAAGCTGATCAAAGCCTCCACACAACTACAAGAGAAGATCTGCTCTCGTCATGACAAACTGTTAGAGGTTTACTGCCGCACCGATCAGCAGTTTATCTGTTATCAGTGTTTATtagatgaacataaaggccatgatacagtctCAGCTACAGCAGAAAGGACTGAGAAACAGAGGCAGTTGGAGGAGAAAAGGCAGAAATCCCAGCAGAGAAtccagaagagagagaaggagatgcagGAGGTAAGACAGTCTATGAAGTCACTCAAGCTCTCTGTTCAGGCAGCGATAGAGGACAGTGAGAGgatctttactgagctgatccgctccattgaaCAAAGttgctctgaggtgaaggagctgatcagagcccaggAGAAGATTGAAGTGATTCgggctgaaggactcctggagcaattGAAGCAGGACGTTGCTGAGCTGAGGAGGAGAGAcgctgagctggagcagctctcaaacACAGAGGATCATATCCATTTCCTCCAGAgtttccagtctctctctgtccctcctagaTCTGAGACCATCATCACCGTCAATCAATGCGTCTCCTTTGAGGGTGTAAAGAAATCACTCTCTGGGCTGAAAAAGCGACTAGAAGATGTATTTAAGAAGGAAATGGCCAAGGTACCTGGACTGGGTAAGCTTACATTGGATCCCAACACAGCACATAACCGTCTGTGTCTATCTGAGGGGAatagaaaggtgacatggagttCTAGGTTCCAGTCCTATCCTGACCATCCAGACAGATTTACCTCAGACCCACAGGTGCTATGTAGCGAGGGTCTGTCTGGAGCCTGCTACTGGGAGGTTGAGTGGAGAGGGTTTGGGGTTTATATAGCTGTCTCATATAAAGGCATCAGCAGGAAATGCAGAGGGGAGTGTTTGTTTGGACAGAATGATCAATCCTGGTGTTTAATCTGCTCTCACGCTGGCTGTTCTTTCTACCACAATGATAAAAAGACTGTCATACGTGTCCCCTACTCCTCTagagtaggagtgtacctggatcacaaggcaggtactctgtcctttTACAGCGTTTCTgatacaatgaccctcctccacagagtccagaccacattcactcagcccctctatcctgggctTGGATTTCAGCATGGGATCCATTTTGGTTTTGGACCATCTGTGAAGATACTTTCATTGACACAGAAAGGATCTTTGATATGA